From the genome of Ananas comosus cultivar F153 linkage group 16, ASM154086v1, whole genome shotgun sequence, one region includes:
- the LOC109722028 gene encoding GATA transcription factor 12 isoform X2, with translation MEAAPECYHGGFYRAASGTMPQFVAEKKGTAASAAADNGFVVDDLLDFSNEEEDDDDAAAAAAAPEVYGSAADDAATGNSSADSSTVTAVDSCNSSFSGGGGGGAGGYPHFSGELASQSFGDNCLSGDLCEPYEELAELEWLSNFVEESAFSSDQDLQKLHLISGFKPSPSSSSSASASASASASAATAAAAHHSPVPGKARSKRSRAAPCSWSSRLLVVSPTSAAASQVTATAAAAPVSSSESEITEIGGASAVTVAGKKASKPAKKKENSGAAAAAAAGDGRRCLHCATEKTPQWRTGPMGPKTLCNACGVRFKSGRLVPEYRPAASPTFVLSKHSNSHRKVLELRRQKELQQLQLPPPPPQQQQQHHLLHPRTAAAAVFDAAPPHSAADEFLIHHHHHHHHLGHEFRQLL, from the exons ATGGAGGCGGCGCCGGAGTGCTACCACGGCGGGTTCTACAGGGCGGCGTCGGGGACGATGCCGCAGTTCGTGGCGGAGAAGAAGGGCACCGCCGCGTCCGCCGCGGCCGACAATGGCTTCGTCGTCGACGATCTCCTCGACTTCTCCaacgaggaggaggacgacgacgacgccgccgccgccgccgcggcgccggAGGTGTACGGATCCGCCGCGGACGACGCGGCGACGGGGAACTCGTCCGCGGATTCGTCCACCGTCACCGCCGTCGATAGCTGTAACTCCTCattctccggcggcggcggcggcggcgccggcggatACCCCCATTTCTCCGGCGAGCTCGCGTCGCAGAGCTTCGGCGATAATTGCCTCTCCGGCGACCTCTGCGAGCCG TACGAGGAGTTAGCCGAGCTGGAATGGCTCTCGAACTTCGTGGAGGAGTCGGCGTTCTCCAGCGATCAGGATCTGCAGAAGCTCCACCTCATCTCCGGATTCAAaccctccccttcctcctcctcctccgcttctgcctccgcctctgcctccgcctccgccgccaccgcagccGCCGCGCACCATTCCCCGGTCCCCGGCAAGGCGCGCAGCAAGCGGTCCCGCGCCGCGCCCTGCAGCTGGTCCTCGCGCCTCCTCGTCGTCTCTCCGACATCGGCTGCGGCTTCGCAagtcaccgccaccgccgcagcAGCCCCAGTGTCGTCGTCGGAGTCGGAGATTACCGAGATCGGCGGTGCTTCGGCGGTGACCGTTGCAGGAAAGAAGGCGTCGAAGCCGGcgaagaaaaaggagaattcgggagcggcggctgcggcggcggcgggggacggGAGGAGGTGCCTGCATTGCGCGACGGAGAAGACGCCGCAGTGGCGGACGGGGCCGATGGGCCCGAAGACGCTGTGCAACGCCTGCGGCGTCCGGTTCAAGTCGGGCCGCCTCGTGCCCGAGTACCGGCCCGCGGCGAGCCCCACGTTCGTGCTCTCCAAGCACTCCAATTCCCACCGCAAAGTCCTCGAACTCCGCCGCCAGAAGGAGCTCCAGCAGCTCCAattaccgccgccgccgccgcagcaacagcagcagcatcaTCTCCTCCACCctcgcaccgccgccgccgctgtgtTCGACGCCGCTCCCCCGCACTCCGCAGCAGACGAATTCTtgatccaccaccaccaccaccaccaccacctagGCCACGAATTCCGGCAACTACTCTAG
- the LOC109722296 gene encoding golgin-84 isoform X2 produces the protein MVKTVNPGRRDHGKRSLSQLKFSNIEKSKSILPQADRKSKQLLVPHGKVDEISASKTDDVNNNESTNAPASANQKDAAVLVTENESGENTVDNMVEVPLTEDNIESAASSANQDALATTSTDENEGFPLLADREIEVDSGDHSTNGDLTVSAVGENISLTVNQEKTVPEIVEKQSNSHSQETEPDIIETSQNVNNQQENKTDASAMKVQDQLDEAQGLLKTAVKTGQAKEARLARVCAGLQSRLQEYKSENAQLEELLVQERERNSSCEAHIKQLQHDLSASRMEAARVESNMADALASKNSEIESLVSSMDAMKKQAAASEGKLASVQADLENLRRNRELTETRMIQALREELASAERRAEEERTAHNATKMTAVEREVELEHRAVEASNALARIQRAADESTSRATELEQKVALLEVENTSLQQELQDMEARNRRFQKKPSEEANQILQMQAWQEEAERARHGQREAENKLSSLEVELQKMRVEMAGMKRDAEHYSRQEHIELEKRYRELTDLLYHKQTQLESMASEKAALEFQLEKEIRRLQEAQVEAERSRVARRSVSSWEEDTDIKALEPLPLHHRHMAAASIQLQKAAKLLDSGAVRATRFLWRYPVARVILLFYLVFVHLFLMYLLHRLQEQADDISSREVAASLGLGNSSLP, from the exons ATGGTCAAGACAGTCAATCCCGGAAGACGAGATCACGGGAAAAGGTCATTG AGTCAATTAAAGTTCTCCAACATTGAAAAATCTAAAAGCATACTACCTCAAGCTGACCGGAAAAGCAAACAGTTATTAGTTCCACATGGAAAAGTTGATGAAATCAGTGCCTCTAAAACTGATGATGTTAATAATAATGAATCTACTAATGCACCAGCATCTGCTAATCAGAAAGATGCAGCAGTATTAGTTACTGAAAATGAGAGTGGTGAAAACACTGTTGACAATATGGTCGAAGTCCCACTGACAGAAGACAACATTGAGAGCGCAGCTTCCTCTGCTAACCAGGATGCTCTGGCTACAACTTCAACAGATGAGAATGAAGGGTTTCCTCTGCTGGCAGACAGGGAGATCGAAGTTGACAGTGGAGATCATTCCACCAATGGTGATCTGACTGTCAGTGCGGTGGGAGAAAATATTTCCTTGACTGTTAACCAAGAGAAAACTGTTCCTGAAATAGTTGAGAAACAGAGCAATAGTCATTCCCAAGAAACTGAGCCGGATATAATAGAGACCTCACAAAATGTAAACAATCAGCAAGAGAATAAAACGGATGCCTCTGCCATGAAAGTTCAGGACCAACTTGATGAG GCTCAAGGATTGCTTAAGACAGCCGTTAAAACTGGTCAAGCAAAAGAGGCTAGATTAGCCCGG GTTTGTGCTGGACTTCAATCCCGTCTTCAAGAATACAAATCAGAGAACGCACAGCTTGAGGAACTTCTTGTTCAAGAG agagagaggaatAGTTCATGTGAAGCTCACATAAAGCAGCTTCAACATGATTTATCTGCATCCAGGATGGAAGCAGCAAGAGTGGAGTCAAATATGGCTGATGCTTTGGCttcaaaaaattctgaaattgaaTCTCTTGTCAGTTCTATGGATGCTATGAAGAAACAAGCTGCTGCTTCTGAAGGAAAGCTTGCCTCTGTACAG GCAGACTTGGAGAATTTGAGGAGAAACCGTGAACTGACAGAGACTCGGATGATCCAG GCTCTAAGAGAGGAACTTGCTTCTGCAGAGCGCAGAGCTGAAGAAGAGCGTACTGCACATAATGCCACAAAGATG ACAGCAgtagagagagaggtagagctAGAGCACCGGGCTGTTGAGGCATCAAATGCTCTTGCTAGAATCCAG AGAGCTGCAGATGAAAGCACATCAAGGGCAACTGAATTGGAGCAGAAAGTGGCTTTGCTTGAG GTTGAAAATACATCGCTGCAGCAAGAGTTACAAGACATGGAAGCTCGTAACCGCCGCTTCCAGAAGAAGCCTTCTGAAGAAGCTAACCAAATTCTTCAG ATGCAGGCATGGCAGGAAGAAGCCGAACGTGCGCGTCATGGCCAAAGAGAAGCAGAAAACAAGCTTTCTTCTTTGGAG GTTGAGCTACAGAAGATGCGAGTAGAAATGGCTGGCATGAAAAGGGACGCCGAGCATTATTCAAGACAG GAGCATATAGAATTAGAGAAGCGATATCGTGAACTGACCGACTTGCTG TACCATAAGCAAACCCAACTAGAATCCATGGCCAGTGAAAAAGCTGCGTTGGAGTTTCAACTAGAGAAAGAGATAAGGCGCCTTCAAGAAGCACAG GTAGAAGCCGAAAGGAGTAGAGTTGCGCGCAGATCAGTGTCATCATGGGAAGAAGATACTGATATAAAAGCACTCGA GCCTCTACCTTTACACCACCGGCATATGGCTGCAGCAAGCATACAA TTGCAAAAGGCTGCTAAGCTTCTAGACTCAGGAGCCGTACGGGCTACTAGATTTTTGTGGCGGTATCCCGTTGCTAGAGTCATCCTACTCTTCTATCTG GTGTTTGTGCATCTCTTCTTGATGTATCTCTTACATCGCTTGCAG GAACAAGCCGACGATATTTCTTCCAGAGAAGTTGCAGCATCTCTCGGACTCGGCAACTCAAGCTTGCCGTAG
- the LOC109721888 gene encoding uncharacterized protein LOC109721888 isoform X2, with amino-acid sequence MEASSSSSSSSRSRSTSSSSSPPPPPQPTISYRIGESMANAASPEARDDAISCLVVLLTFWILVSMATILGFYGPVDIVVGPNYSRLLRASSIFVRDIKVKAEEGSTDGPMLYGFREPPPLDVRASWLETHNGSVPANFHKEWIYYFNEGTQIEIFYSVKSEGSYPLNLVIAQGKENLFQWVENPLRPDTTLSWNLIHGDGVIHQKIEKPSDYYVAVSNLHNLEIEAQLTFRIQALFYNTTGAYFKCSLGHRLCALKLFFLEENVAILASGPRKLQEGKSDEWYIKLSYGPRWITYFVGSGLMTLAILLIYKIFTSFQFMFGYNTSHQTTSTPNETSPLLANKEDDGTSLGSSYESVSHDEGEDIEEFLKAAPSKPLEEVESSDQSQHLCVICCEARKDCFFLPCGHSTTCYTCGLRILEEAQTCPICRRKMKKVRRIFTV; translated from the exons ATGGAAGCttcaagcagcagcagcagcagcagcagaagcagaagcacttcgtcttcttcttctcctcctcctccgccgcagccGACGATCTCCTACCGCATCGGCGAATCCATGGCCAACGCCGCGTCCCCGGAGGCGAGGGACGACGCCATTTCCtgcctcgtcgtcctcctcacCTTCTGGATCTTag TTTCGATGGCGACGATCCTTGGATTCTACGGACCGGTCGACATCGTAGTCGGCCCCAATTACTCGCGGCTCCTCCGAGCCAGCTCGATCTTCGTTCGGGATATAAAG GTGAAAGCGGAAGAGGGATCAACGGATGGGCCGATGCTTTATGGATTTCGCGAGCCTCCGCCGCTTGATGTGCGAGCCTCATGGTTAGAGACCCACAATGGATCTGTTCCGGCGAATTTTCACAAG GAATGGATATATTATTTCAACGAAGGAACGCAGATAGAAATCTTCTACAGCGTGAAGTCTGAAGGATCTTATCCATTGAACCTCGTTATTGCCCAAG GTAAGGAAAATCTTTTTCAGTGGGTTGAGAACCCATTACGTCCTGATACCACGTTGTCATGGAACTTGATACACG GAGATGGTGTGATTCACCAGAAAATTGAAAAGCCTTCTGACTATTATGTTGCCGTGAGCAATTTGCATAATTTGGAAATAGAG GCACAGTTGACTTTTAGAATTCAGGCTTTGTTCTACAATACAACTGGAGCATATTTCAAGTGCTCGCTGGGTCACAGGCTATGTGCTCTGAAATTGTTCTTTCTCGAGGAGAATGTAGCAATCCTTGCATCAGGCCCAAGAAAG CTTCAGGAAGGGAAATCTGATGAATGGTACATTAAACTATCATATGGTCCGCGATGGATAACTTATTTTGTTGGATCAG GTCTAATGACTCTAGCTATTCTACTCATCTACAAGATATTCACCAGTTTTCAATTCATGTTTGGATATAATACGAGTCATCAAACTACTTCAACCCCAAATGAAACAAGCCCTCTACTGGCTAACAAAGAAGACGACGGTACGAGTTTGGGATCATCTTATGAATCAGTTTCTCATGATGAGGGAGAAGATATTGAGGAATTTCTTAAAGCAGCACCATCAAAGCCATTAGAAGAGGTCGAGAGCAGTGATCAGTCCCAACACCTTTGCGTGATCTGCTGCGAAGCTCGGAAGGATTGTTTCTTTCTTCCTTGTGGGCATTCCACTACATGCTATACCTGTGGGTTGAG GATTTTGGAGGAGGCTCAGACGTGTCCTATCTGtcggaggaagatgaagaaagTGAGAAGAATCTTCACAGTCTAA
- the LOC109722028 gene encoding GATA transcription factor 12 isoform X1 has translation MEAAPECYHGGFYRAASGTMPQFVAEKKGTAASAAADNGFVVDDLLDFSNEEEDDDDAAAAAAAPEVYGSAADDAATGNSSADSSTVTAVDSCNSSFSGGGGGGAGGYPHFSGELASQSFGDNCLSGDLCEPQYEELAELEWLSNFVEESAFSSDQDLQKLHLISGFKPSPSSSSSASASASASASAATAAAAHHSPVPGKARSKRSRAAPCSWSSRLLVVSPTSAAASQVTATAAAAPVSSSESEITEIGGASAVTVAGKKASKPAKKKENSGAAAAAAAGDGRRCLHCATEKTPQWRTGPMGPKTLCNACGVRFKSGRLVPEYRPAASPTFVLSKHSNSHRKVLELRRQKELQQLQLPPPPPQQQQQHHLLHPRTAAAAVFDAAPPHSAADEFLIHHHHHHHHLGHEFRQLL, from the exons ATGGAGGCGGCGCCGGAGTGCTACCACGGCGGGTTCTACAGGGCGGCGTCGGGGACGATGCCGCAGTTCGTGGCGGAGAAGAAGGGCACCGCCGCGTCCGCCGCGGCCGACAATGGCTTCGTCGTCGACGATCTCCTCGACTTCTCCaacgaggaggaggacgacgacgacgccgccgccgccgccgcggcgccggAGGTGTACGGATCCGCCGCGGACGACGCGGCGACGGGGAACTCGTCCGCGGATTCGTCCACCGTCACCGCCGTCGATAGCTGTAACTCCTCattctccggcggcggcggcggcggcgccggcggatACCCCCATTTCTCCGGCGAGCTCGCGTCGCAGAGCTTCGGCGATAATTGCCTCTCCGGCGACCTCTGCGAGCCG CAGTACGAGGAGTTAGCCGAGCTGGAATGGCTCTCGAACTTCGTGGAGGAGTCGGCGTTCTCCAGCGATCAGGATCTGCAGAAGCTCCACCTCATCTCCGGATTCAAaccctccccttcctcctcctcctccgcttctgcctccgcctctgcctccgcctccgccgccaccgcagccGCCGCGCACCATTCCCCGGTCCCCGGCAAGGCGCGCAGCAAGCGGTCCCGCGCCGCGCCCTGCAGCTGGTCCTCGCGCCTCCTCGTCGTCTCTCCGACATCGGCTGCGGCTTCGCAagtcaccgccaccgccgcagcAGCCCCAGTGTCGTCGTCGGAGTCGGAGATTACCGAGATCGGCGGTGCTTCGGCGGTGACCGTTGCAGGAAAGAAGGCGTCGAAGCCGGcgaagaaaaaggagaattcgggagcggcggctgcggcggcggcgggggacggGAGGAGGTGCCTGCATTGCGCGACGGAGAAGACGCCGCAGTGGCGGACGGGGCCGATGGGCCCGAAGACGCTGTGCAACGCCTGCGGCGTCCGGTTCAAGTCGGGCCGCCTCGTGCCCGAGTACCGGCCCGCGGCGAGCCCCACGTTCGTGCTCTCCAAGCACTCCAATTCCCACCGCAAAGTCCTCGAACTCCGCCGCCAGAAGGAGCTCCAGCAGCTCCAattaccgccgccgccgccgcagcaacagcagcagcatcaTCTCCTCCACCctcgcaccgccgccgccgctgtgtTCGACGCCGCTCCCCCGCACTCCGCAGCAGACGAATTCTtgatccaccaccaccaccaccaccaccacctagGCCACGAATTCCGGCAACTACTCTAG
- the LOC109721888 gene encoding uncharacterized protein LOC109721888 isoform X1 — protein MEASSSSSSSSRSRSTSSSSSPPPPPQPTISYRIGESMANAASPEARDDAISCLVVLLTFWILVSMATILGFYGPVDIVVGPNYSRLLRASSIFVRDIKVKAEEGSTDGPMLYGFREPPPLDVRASWLETHNGSVPANFHKEWIYYFNEGTQIEIFYSVKSEGSYPLNLVIAQGKENRQFHRKENLFQWVENPLRPDTTLSWNLIHGDGVIHQKIEKPSDYYVAVSNLHNLEIEAQLTFRIQALFYNTTGAYFKCSLGHRLCALKLFFLEENVAILASGPRKLQEGKSDEWYIKLSYGPRWITYFVGSGLMTLAILLIYKIFTSFQFMFGYNTSHQTTSTPNETSPLLANKEDDGTSLGSSYESVSHDEGEDIEEFLKAAPSKPLEEVESSDQSQHLCVICCEARKDCFFLPCGHSTTCYTCGLRILEEAQTCPICRRKMKKVRRIFTV, from the exons ATGGAAGCttcaagcagcagcagcagcagcagcagaagcagaagcacttcgtcttcttcttctcctcctcctccgccgcagccGACGATCTCCTACCGCATCGGCGAATCCATGGCCAACGCCGCGTCCCCGGAGGCGAGGGACGACGCCATTTCCtgcctcgtcgtcctcctcacCTTCTGGATCTTag TTTCGATGGCGACGATCCTTGGATTCTACGGACCGGTCGACATCGTAGTCGGCCCCAATTACTCGCGGCTCCTCCGAGCCAGCTCGATCTTCGTTCGGGATATAAAG GTGAAAGCGGAAGAGGGATCAACGGATGGGCCGATGCTTTATGGATTTCGCGAGCCTCCGCCGCTTGATGTGCGAGCCTCATGGTTAGAGACCCACAATGGATCTGTTCCGGCGAATTTTCACAAG GAATGGATATATTATTTCAACGAAGGAACGCAGATAGAAATCTTCTACAGCGTGAAGTCTGAAGGATCTTATCCATTGAACCTCGTTATTGCCCAAGGCAAGGAGAACCGCCAATTTCATC GTAAGGAAAATCTTTTTCAGTGGGTTGAGAACCCATTACGTCCTGATACCACGTTGTCATGGAACTTGATACACG GAGATGGTGTGATTCACCAGAAAATTGAAAAGCCTTCTGACTATTATGTTGCCGTGAGCAATTTGCATAATTTGGAAATAGAG GCACAGTTGACTTTTAGAATTCAGGCTTTGTTCTACAATACAACTGGAGCATATTTCAAGTGCTCGCTGGGTCACAGGCTATGTGCTCTGAAATTGTTCTTTCTCGAGGAGAATGTAGCAATCCTTGCATCAGGCCCAAGAAAG CTTCAGGAAGGGAAATCTGATGAATGGTACATTAAACTATCATATGGTCCGCGATGGATAACTTATTTTGTTGGATCAG GTCTAATGACTCTAGCTATTCTACTCATCTACAAGATATTCACCAGTTTTCAATTCATGTTTGGATATAATACGAGTCATCAAACTACTTCAACCCCAAATGAAACAAGCCCTCTACTGGCTAACAAAGAAGACGACGGTACGAGTTTGGGATCATCTTATGAATCAGTTTCTCATGATGAGGGAGAAGATATTGAGGAATTTCTTAAAGCAGCACCATCAAAGCCATTAGAAGAGGTCGAGAGCAGTGATCAGTCCCAACACCTTTGCGTGATCTGCTGCGAAGCTCGGAAGGATTGTTTCTTTCTTCCTTGTGGGCATTCCACTACATGCTATACCTGTGGGTTGAG GATTTTGGAGGAGGCTCAGACGTGTCCTATCTGtcggaggaagatgaagaaagTGAGAAGAATCTTCACAGTCTAA
- the LOC109722296 gene encoding golgin-84 isoform X1, giving the protein MASWLKVAEDLLEVVDRRAKLVVSELSEEQSESQAPATNGQDSQSRKTRSREKSQLKFSNIEKSKSILPQADRKSKQLLVPHGKVDEISASKTDDVNNNESTNAPASANQKDAAVLVTENESGENTVDNMVEVPLTEDNIESAASSANQDALATTSTDENEGFPLLADREIEVDSGDHSTNGDLTVSAVGENISLTVNQEKTVPEIVEKQSNSHSQETEPDIIETSQNVNNQQENKTDASAMKVQDQLDEAQGLLKTAVKTGQAKEARLARVCAGLQSRLQEYKSENAQLEELLVQERERNSSCEAHIKQLQHDLSASRMEAARVESNMADALASKNSEIESLVSSMDAMKKQAAASEGKLASVQADLENLRRNRELTETRMIQALREELASAERRAEEERTAHNATKMTAVEREVELEHRAVEASNALARIQRAADESTSRATELEQKVALLEVENTSLQQELQDMEARNRRFQKKPSEEANQILQMQAWQEEAERARHGQREAENKLSSLEVELQKMRVEMAGMKRDAEHYSRQEHIELEKRYRELTDLLYHKQTQLESMASEKAALEFQLEKEIRRLQEAQVEAERSRVARRSVSSWEEDTDIKALEPLPLHHRHMAAASIQLQKAAKLLDSGAVRATRFLWRYPVARVILLFYLVFVHLFLMYLLHRLQEQADDISSREVAASLGLGNSSLP; this is encoded by the exons ATGGCTTCGTGGCTCAAGGTCGCCGAAG ACCTACTAGAAGTTGTTGATCGGCGAGCGAAACTTGTTGTTAGTGAGTTGTCAGAGGAGCAGTCTGAATCACAGGCTCCAG CTACCAATGGTCAAGACAGTCAATCCCGGAAGACGAGATCACGGGAAAAG AGTCAATTAAAGTTCTCCAACATTGAAAAATCTAAAAGCATACTACCTCAAGCTGACCGGAAAAGCAAACAGTTATTAGTTCCACATGGAAAAGTTGATGAAATCAGTGCCTCTAAAACTGATGATGTTAATAATAATGAATCTACTAATGCACCAGCATCTGCTAATCAGAAAGATGCAGCAGTATTAGTTACTGAAAATGAGAGTGGTGAAAACACTGTTGACAATATGGTCGAAGTCCCACTGACAGAAGACAACATTGAGAGCGCAGCTTCCTCTGCTAACCAGGATGCTCTGGCTACAACTTCAACAGATGAGAATGAAGGGTTTCCTCTGCTGGCAGACAGGGAGATCGAAGTTGACAGTGGAGATCATTCCACCAATGGTGATCTGACTGTCAGTGCGGTGGGAGAAAATATTTCCTTGACTGTTAACCAAGAGAAAACTGTTCCTGAAATAGTTGAGAAACAGAGCAATAGTCATTCCCAAGAAACTGAGCCGGATATAATAGAGACCTCACAAAATGTAAACAATCAGCAAGAGAATAAAACGGATGCCTCTGCCATGAAAGTTCAGGACCAACTTGATGAG GCTCAAGGATTGCTTAAGACAGCCGTTAAAACTGGTCAAGCAAAAGAGGCTAGATTAGCCCGG GTTTGTGCTGGACTTCAATCCCGTCTTCAAGAATACAAATCAGAGAACGCACAGCTTGAGGAACTTCTTGTTCAAGAG agagagaggaatAGTTCATGTGAAGCTCACATAAAGCAGCTTCAACATGATTTATCTGCATCCAGGATGGAAGCAGCAAGAGTGGAGTCAAATATGGCTGATGCTTTGGCttcaaaaaattctgaaattgaaTCTCTTGTCAGTTCTATGGATGCTATGAAGAAACAAGCTGCTGCTTCTGAAGGAAAGCTTGCCTCTGTACAG GCAGACTTGGAGAATTTGAGGAGAAACCGTGAACTGACAGAGACTCGGATGATCCAG GCTCTAAGAGAGGAACTTGCTTCTGCAGAGCGCAGAGCTGAAGAAGAGCGTACTGCACATAATGCCACAAAGATG ACAGCAgtagagagagaggtagagctAGAGCACCGGGCTGTTGAGGCATCAAATGCTCTTGCTAGAATCCAG AGAGCTGCAGATGAAAGCACATCAAGGGCAACTGAATTGGAGCAGAAAGTGGCTTTGCTTGAG GTTGAAAATACATCGCTGCAGCAAGAGTTACAAGACATGGAAGCTCGTAACCGCCGCTTCCAGAAGAAGCCTTCTGAAGAAGCTAACCAAATTCTTCAG ATGCAGGCATGGCAGGAAGAAGCCGAACGTGCGCGTCATGGCCAAAGAGAAGCAGAAAACAAGCTTTCTTCTTTGGAG GTTGAGCTACAGAAGATGCGAGTAGAAATGGCTGGCATGAAAAGGGACGCCGAGCATTATTCAAGACAG GAGCATATAGAATTAGAGAAGCGATATCGTGAACTGACCGACTTGCTG TACCATAAGCAAACCCAACTAGAATCCATGGCCAGTGAAAAAGCTGCGTTGGAGTTTCAACTAGAGAAAGAGATAAGGCGCCTTCAAGAAGCACAG GTAGAAGCCGAAAGGAGTAGAGTTGCGCGCAGATCAGTGTCATCATGGGAAGAAGATACTGATATAAAAGCACTCGA GCCTCTACCTTTACACCACCGGCATATGGCTGCAGCAAGCATACAA TTGCAAAAGGCTGCTAAGCTTCTAGACTCAGGAGCCGTACGGGCTACTAGATTTTTGTGGCGGTATCCCGTTGCTAGAGTCATCCTACTCTTCTATCTG GTGTTTGTGCATCTCTTCTTGATGTATCTCTTACATCGCTTGCAG GAACAAGCCGACGATATTTCTTCCAGAGAAGTTGCAGCATCTCTCGGACTCGGCAACTCAAGCTTGCCGTAG